GCAACCGTCGCCGTGGTTCTGGGTGCGGCAGCACCGGTGCCCTGGCGGGCGCGGGTTGCGGAGGCCGCGCTGGTGGGACAGCCGGCGACGGCGGAGACGGCGACAGAGGCGCTCCGCGCCGAACTGACACGGGCCACGCCGCTCGCCCACAATCGTTACAAACTGCAACTCTTCGAGACGATCGGGCGCCGCGCCATCCTCGCGGCAGCAGGTGTGGTGTAGGTCAGGAGTGATCGCGGCACCGGCCGCGGCTTCACCGATATGGTGATCAAGGGCGGGCGCGTGCGGGAGTTCGTGCCGGTGCAGGTCGAGGCCCGGCAGGTGCTCACCGAATGGCTGGCATTACAACCGAAGAAGAAGGGGCCGTTGTTCACCCCACGCACGGGCCAGCAGCTCACGCGCTACCAGCACTTTCTGATCCTGCAGCGGGTGGCCCGCCCAGGCGAACGCCATCGACGTGCCGGCGAGGCCATCAAGGTGTCGCCGCATGTGCTTCGACACACGTTTTTGCGGAAACTCGCGGAGGAGAAAGGTGTGCCAAGAAGCCGATTTATTTCAACGGCAAGGTCGTAGGCCACGTCCGCGTCGCGCTTCGCCACCAGGAGCACACCCGCCCGGTGTTCCCTCAGTGCTGCCAGTGCTTTGGGCAACGCGGGCCGCTTGTCGAGCGCCGCGCCGCCGCTGATGCCGTGGTCGGTGTAAACGGCGACCAGCTCGGCACCGTGCCGCGTGCACCAGTCCACCAGGGCAGCCCGTTGCGCCTCGGGGCCAAGGTTCACCAACAGCCTGCTTTCAAACAGCTTGGCGGAGGAGGAAGGCGTATCGCAGCCGGGCGGAGTACAAAGAGAAGGGCACGCGAACTGCTGCTCACGCCGCTCAACCGAGTTGCCCACGAGATCGGAGCAAAACCAACCACGAACCGAACCACAACTCACCAAGCGCGGCTTTTCCACTCACACCCCGTTGATCGAGCCGCGCCGTCGCCGCACCACATACGGTGACGTGTCGTTTGGACACGAAATAGACGGCTTCAGCGCGATTGATCTCGCACCACCAAGCGGGCAAATTGCGCTCCGATCCAATACGTCACAAAGGCCAGGACGATGC
This sequence is a window from Candidatus Binatia bacterium. Protein-coding genes within it:
- a CDS encoding tyrosine-type recombinase/integrase: MVIKGGRVREFVPVQVEARQVLTEWLALQPKKKGPLFTPRTGQQLTRYQHFLILQRVARPGERHRRAGEAIKVSPHVLRHTFLRKLAEEKGVPRSRFISTARS